The following coding sequences are from one Scomber scombrus chromosome 20, fScoSco1.1, whole genome shotgun sequence window:
- the LOC134001946 gene encoding toll-like receptor 13, with product MALGVKEDNPVLKGGSKWSNLSIIFLFLSISCFVVPATGFALKYCRISYNNAICSNVKLHAVPQDIPSTVTGFDLSGNKISKIEVSDFKNLPILTVLDLGGNNISQIDKGAFANLISLNKLNLNGNKLTKLEDGTFDGLSNLTELRIKSNKITAVASSSFKPLTNLKTLDISFNVLKDITIVSSIFQHLPRLQELIIKKSYITIFQSWELTNTSVALASLDLSQNPIRVFRFTADVFPNLTRLNLGDSPRKKNITWEVRNKTFLRVATLDISELCLPLNDTKTLLESFDTSLTTLRMNKIKRNVTALINVSCTIPTLTTLKLQNNNLNSSDLFQACINLTEIDLAENQIKNVSDKSFRTLRGLMILSLRKNKLSAVPSVIRTIPTLVELDLSSNLISALDCHDFANMTRLKELSLKNNTITELKECLFKDLIRLQVLRLQTNKITKLNSAFSKHLPYLERLHLNGNQLDCIKEGYFKGLQGLKNLSLYENKITRLGKNSFIGMKNLTDMLLQYNKITDKGIHKSSFKDLINLRTLDLRENLIFYGASSALRDPPFSLLSRLESLSLLSQHHRKKSPGLPCNILEGLTNLLYFNIRNTELLSLRVGMFNYTPQLQHLDISSNDLSDVSPDLFAPIQNLTTLYISRTNLLSLDFLLKANLSKLQYMQARKNQFSVIREDVINSLPALEYVDLQGNSFTCDCDNALFVQWVENNNQTQVFDAYNFVCNYPPNVKGMKLLDLDMRSCTVDTGFICFVSTTCTILLFMLTSFIYHFLRWQMVYAYYLFLALLLDKKNKKSQNQYDAFISYNTHDEPWVVREMLPKLEGEQGWKLCLHHRDFQPGRSIIDNITDAIYGSRKTICVVSRKYLESEWCSREIQAASFRLFEEQKDVLIMVFLEEIPMSHLAPYYRMRKLLKRRTYLSWPKARDHAELFWEKVRQALETNEDPNDDRFLLRVVDKP from the exons ATGGCTCTCGGAGTGAAAGAGGATAATCCAGTGCTAAAAGGCGGATCCAAGTGGTCTAATTTAAGcattattttcctctttctgaGTATTAGCTGTTTTGTGGTTCCAGCCACAGGATTTGCACTGAAATATTGCCGAATTAGTTACAATAATGCCATTTGTTCCAACGTGAAACTCCACGCTGTCCCTCAAGATATTCCATCAACAGTGACAGGTTTTGACTTGTCTGGAAACAAAATTTCAAAAATAGAAGTTTCAGATTTCAAAAATCTGCCAATTTTGACAGTGTTAGACCTCGGAGGAAACAACATATCACAAATAGATAAAGGTGCCTTTGCCAATCTGATCTCTCTCAATAAGTTAAATCTAAATGGTAATAAACTTACTAAACTGGAAGATGGTACTTTTGATGGTTTGAGCAATCTAACAGAGCTAagaataaaaagtaataaaatcaCAGCTGTGGCATCAAGCTCCTTTAAGCCCTTGACAAACTTGAAAACATTGGACATTTCCTTCAATGTACTGAAAGACATAACAATAGTTAGTTCTATATTCCAGCACCTCCCACGACTACAagaattaattattaaaaaaagctaTATAACCATTTTTCAGTCATGGGAGCTGACAAATACTTCAGTCGCCCTTGCTTCCCTTGATTTGTCTCAGAATCCAATTAGAGTCTTTAGGTTTACTGCAGATGTTTTTCCTAATCTCACCCGGTTAAACCTCGGCGACTCTCctagaaagaaaaatataacatGGGAGGTGAGAAACAAGACTTTTCTTAGAGTGGCCACTCTTGATATTAGTGAGCTTTGTTTGCCTTTGaatgacacaaaaacattaCTTGAGAGCTTCGACACCTCACTGACAACTTTGagaatgaataaaattaaaCGTAACGTTACAGCACTAATCAACGTTTCCTGTACTATCCCAACACTGACCACACTCAAACTCCAAAATAACAATCTCAATTCTTCAGATTTGTTTCAGGCGTGCATTAATTTAACTGAGATAGACTTAGCAGAGAATcagataaaaaatgtctctgatAAATCCTTCAGAACTCTTCGAGGTCTGATGATCTTGAGTCTGAGAAAGAACAAGCTTTCGGCTGTTCCATCTGTCATAAGGACGATACCAACTCTTGTAGAGCTGGATCTCAGCAGTAACTTAATCAGCGCACTTGATTGTCATGATTTTGCCAATATGACAAGACTCAAGGAGCTCAGccttaaaaataacacaatcacAGAACTAAAAGAGTGTCTTTTCAAGGATTTAATACGCTTGCAGGTCTTAAGGCTACAGACAAATAAAATTACTAAATTAAACAGTGCTTTCAGTAAACACTTACCATATCTGGAACGATTGCATTTGAATGGAAATCAACTTGATTGCATCAAAGAAGGGTACTTTAAGGGCTTGCAGGGCCTCAAGAATTTGtcattatatgaaaataaaataacaaggcttggaaaaaattctttTATTGGAATGAAAAATCTTACTGATATGCTactacaatataataaaattacAGACAAAGGCATACACAAAAGTAGTTTCAAAGACCTGATCAATTTAAGGACATTAGATTTGAGGGAAAATCTAATTTTTTATGGAGCTAGCTCAGCTTTGCGCGATCCCCCATTTTCTCTGCTGTCTCGTCTGGAGTCATTGTCTCTTCTTTCACAACACCACAGGAAAAAGTCTCCAGGGCTGCCTTGCAATATCTTAGAAGGTTTGACCAATCTATTGTATTTCAATATCAGGAACACTGAACTTTTATCCTTGCGTGTAGGCATGTTTAATTACACGCCTCAACTGCAACACCTTGACATTAGTTCAAATGACCTTTCAGATGTCTCTCCTGATTTATTTGCCCCAATTCAAAACCTTACAACCCTGTACATATCAAGAACAAATCTTCTGTCTCTAGATTTCCTTCTAAAAGCCAACCTTAGCAAGCTACAGTACATGCAGGCAAGAAAGAATCAATTCTCAGTTATCCGTGAAGATGTCATAAATTCCCTACCAGCTCTTGAATATGTGGATCTCCAAGGTAACAGTTTCACCTGTGACTGCGACAATGCATTGTTCGTCCAGTGGGtggaaaacaacaaccaaacacaAGTTTTTGACGCTTACAACTTTGTGTGCAACTATCCTCCAAACGTTAAAGGTATGAAACTCTTAGACCTTGATATGCGATCCTGCACAGTGGACACTGGCTTCATCTGCTTTGTATCCACCACGTGTACAATCCTCCTGTTTATGTTGACATCCTTCATCTACCATTTCCTGAGATGGCAGATGGTTTATGCCTACTACCTCTTCTTGGCTTTGCTCTTggacaaaaagaacaaaaaatctcaaaatcaGTATGACGCTTTCATCTCTTACAACACCCATGATGAGCCCTGGGTCGTCAGAGAGATGTTGCCAAAACTGGAGGGAGAACAGGGCTGGAAACTGTGTCTGCACCATCGAGACTTCCAACCAG GGAGGTCCATTATAGACAACATCACAGACGCCATCTATGGAAGCAGAAAGACCATCTGTGTGGTCAGTCGCAAATACCTCGAGAGTGAGTGGTGCTCCAGAGAGATCCAGGCGGCCAG CTTCCGTTTATTCGAAGAGCAGAAGGACGTGCTGATAATGGTGTTCTTGGAGGAGATTCCCATGTCTCATCTAGCTCCTTACTACCGCATGAGGAAACTGCTGAAGAGGCGTACCTACCTGAGCTGGCCCAAAGCCAGGGACCACGCCGAACTGTTCTGGGAGAAAGTACGCCAGGCTCTTGAGACCAATGAAGATCCTAATGACGACAGGTTCCTTCTCAGAGTGGTGGACAAGCCGTGA
- the ccl20b gene encoding C-C motif chemokine 20b, which yields MPSGASLHLNFNNLYRKNTDCRTMASSKVSLLAALCSLAILFSCISSTQSASCCLRYSRRRMPPCSRVLGYTIQTIKTSCDINAIIFHLPGAFVCADPSKHSTQIRMKCVDDKRRVIKEIIKDAPANTTSA from the exons ATGCCTTCAGGTGCTTCACTCCACTTGAACTTCAACAACTTGTACCGCAAGAACACAGACTGCAGAACAATGGCAAGCAGCAAAGTGTCTCTCCTGgcagctctctgctctctcgCCATCCTCTTCAGCTGTATCAGCAGCACACAGTCAG CAAGCTGCTGCCTGAGGTACAGTAGGCGCAGGATGCCGCCATGCAGCCGGGTGTTGGGTTACACCATCCAGACCATCAAAACCTCCTGCGACATCAATGCCATTAT TTTCCACCTCCCTGGTGCGTTCGTGTGTGCCGACCCTTCCAAGCACTCGACCCAGATAAGGATGAAGTGTGTGGA TGACAAGAGGAGGGTGATCAAAGAAATCATCAAAGATGCCCCTGCCAACACCACATCAGCATAA